TGATTTTGTCATGACCCACCATCGTCTGGAAATTTTCGGTCTCTGTTCCAAGTGCGGAAAAAAATGAAAGTCGACGTTGCAGTTGAAGGTGAGCGAATTGTAATGGACAGCGAGAATATCGTTGATGAGTCCCGCAACACAATTATTCTGGTCGGCAACCCCAATGTTGGAAAAAGCGTCCTTTTCAACGTCCTGACAGGAACTTATACCGTTGTTTCCAACTATCCGGGCACTTCGGTGGCCGTATCCCGCGGGCACTGCGAGATCGATGGTACGCGGTTTGAGATACTGGACACGCCCGGCATGTATTCCATCATGCCGATCACGGAGGAGGAGCGGGTCGCACGGGAGATGCTGCTGCTGGAAAAGCCCCATGCCGTCATCCACGTGGTGGACGCCCGCAACATCGAGCGGATGCTGCCGATGACCCTGCAGCTCATCGAAGCGGGGCTGCCGGTCATTCTGCTGGTCAATATCATCGACGAAGCCGAGCGGATCGGCATGAAAATAGACATCGGGCTGCTGCAAGAAAAACTGGGCATCCCGGTGATCGGCGGCGCCATGCGCAGCAAACGCGGACTGCCGGAGGTCCGTCAGGCGATCGCCGCCTATTCCCCCGCGAAAAAGGCGGTGTTTGGATATTCGGCCGATCTGGACCGGGACATCGACAAGGTCGCCTCCGCCCTCGGCGGCCGTTACGCCCTATCCAGAAGGGCTTTGGCCCTGCTGCTGCTGCAGAAGGATGAGGAAATCCTGCAGTTGGTCCGGTGCACCGAGGGCGAGAATTTCGCTCTGGTGGAGCAGTCGGTCAATCAGACGGTGTTCGAACGGCGGCTCGATCTCCACCTGAGGATCAGTCTGGAGAGGAAAAGGGTCTGCAAAGGGGTGCTGGATGGCGTCATCCAGCAGCCTCAGGAACGCAGGAAGAATTTCGCCGACCGCCTGTCCGCCTGGACCATCAATCCCTGGACCGGTTTCCCTCTGCTGCTGCTGGTGCTTTACTTCGGCATCTATCAGTTCGTTGGTCAGTTCGGCGCCGGCACGCTGGTCAATTTCTTCGAAGGGATCCTGTTCGAAAATTATCTCAATCCCTGGGCGATCGCACTGGTCGAGCGCGCGACTTCCTGGTACTGGCTGCGCGAGCTTCTGGTCGGTGAATACGGGCTGTTCACCCTCGGGGTCCGCTACGCCGTGGCTCTGGTGCTGCCGATCGTCGGCACCTTTTTCCTGACTTTCTCCATTATCGAGGATGTGGGCTACTTTCCCCGCCTGGCCATGCTGGTTGACCGCATTTTCAAAAAAATCGGTCTCAACGGCCGGGCGGTGATCCCCATGGTGCTCGGTTTCGGCTGCGACACCATGGCCACCATGGTCACCCGCACCCTCGAAACCGTGCGGGAGCGCATTATCGTAACCCTGCTGCTGGCCCTGGCCGTTCCCTGCAGCGCCCAGCTCGGAGTCATCCTCGGTCTGTTGTCCGGGGTGCCCCTGGCCCTGCTGATCTGGGGCTTCTGTATCGCCCTGGTGTTTCTGGCCGTGGGATTTCTTTCGGCCCGCCTGATGCCTGGCGAGCAGCCGATGTTCTATATGGAGCTGCCCCCCCTGCGACTGCCCCAGTTTCACAACGTGATGATCAAGACCCTCAGCCGCATGCAATGGTATTTTCTGGAGATCTTTCCTCTGTTCATCATCGCGTCGGTGCTGCTGTGGGCCGGCAAAATGACCGGAGCCCTCAACTGGGTGGTCGCCGGCATGACGCCGCTGGTACGGTCCCTGGGCCTGCCCGCCGAGGTTTCCGCAGCCTTCATTTTCGGCTTTTTCCGGAGGGACTTCGGTGCTGCCGGGCTTTTTGACCTGCACAGCTCCGGACTGCTTTCCTCTCTTCAGCTGACCGTCGCGGCCGTGACCATGACCCTGTTCGTTCCCTGTATCGCCCAGTTTCTGATGATGAAGAAGGAGAGGGGCTGGAAGGTAGCCCTGAGCATATTCCTGTTTGTTTCCCTGCTGGCCTTCAGCGTGGGCTGGCTGCTGAACCGCCTGTTGTCGGTCACCGGATGGCTATGATGCAATGCGCCTTCTGCGGCAGAGAATTCTCCTCCCGCTCCGGTGAGGCGAAAAACCCCTGCGGCCGCTGTCTGGGAAAATGCCAGAAACGCTATTGCCCTTACTGTGGATACGGAAATCCCCTGGTGCCCGGGTATCTGCAGAGGCGGAATAACCGAAAATCGAAGGAGAAAAAAAGTGACGATGAATAATTCCTGCAAAGCCGAGGACCTGCTGGAGGCTCTCTGGATGGCCGTGGTGGAGGAGGGGGATAATTCCGCCAGTCTGGACGAGCTCGGTGTGGAAGCGGGGGACCAGGCCCTGGGCGAACTGGTCGCGCGGTCCCTGGTGGAAATCCAGGGTGAGCGGGTTTATCTGCGGCCTGCAGGACGCCTCGAAGGGGAGCAGGTGGTTCGGCGGCACCGCCTCGCCGAGCGCCTTATGATGGATATCCTCGACATGAAGGACTCCAATGCCAACAGCACCGCCTGCGAATTTGAACATCTCCTCAATGAAGGGATGGAAACCAAGATCTGCACCCTTCTCAACCATCCCACGACCTGCCCCCACGGCAAGCCGATCCCGCCGGGCCCCTGCTGTCTGGAAGCCCGGGAAAAGGGGGATGTCGGCGTCGTGAGCCTGACGGAGATCAAGGTGGGCGAGACGGCGGAGATCGCCTATCTGGCGACCGACGACAGCAAAAAAATGCAGAAACTGATGTCCATGGGGGTTTTGCCCGGCAACCAGATCAGGCTCAACAGGAACTTTCCCAGCTACATCTTCAGTGTCGGCAATTCGGAGTTCGCCGTGGACGAAATGCTGGCCCGGGAAATTTTCGTTCGCAAGGGATGACGGCCTCCAAACCTCCTTCTCCCTGCCGCTCATGAAAACTCCTTCCCTCCTCGGGATTATTTTGCTAAATTGACGGCCGGTAAATGAAATTCGACTTCGTCCGGGCGTTGACAGGGGTTTCTCCTCTTTTCTGCAGACATGCCTCCAGTAATCCTCCGCCCCCTGGCGAGAGCAGACGGATAATTTTCCCGAGGCTCGCATGGCCGACCTTTTCGCCAATGCCACCCTGAAAAAAAAGCTCACCGGCATCACCATGCTGGTCTGCAGCATCGTGCTGTTGCTGACCTTTGCCGCCTTCATCGCCGCGGAAATATTTTCTTTCCGCAAGGTCATGGTCAGCAACAACGCTTCCCTTGCCGAGGTCATCGCTGCGAACAGTTCCATCGCCCTGACTTTCAATGATCGCGACCTGGCTCAGAACACCCTGGAAGCCCTGGCTTCCCAACCCGATATCCAGCTGGCTTACATCTTCGACAAGCGGAATCAGCCTTTCGCCCGGTATTATAGATGCAAAGGCCAGGCTGAAGAGCACGCCTCCCGGCGCCTCGAACTATCTGAACCCGAACTGAAACAGCTTGCCGAAGGGGTCAGCGCCGGGAAGAAATCGAGCCGCTTTTCCAGCAGCCACCTGACCACTTTTTGTCCGGTCTATTTCGAGGGAAATCCCGTCGGCATGGTCTATCTCAATGCCGATATAGGACCCTTCTACAACTGGCTGCATTTCTTTGCGGGGGCAGGGCTGCTGGTCGTCGGAGTCTCCTTTCTGCTGGCCTACCTGCTTTCTCTTCGCCTTCAGGAACTGGTGTCCCGTCCCATACTCTATCTTGTGGAGAAGATGAACCACGTTCGAAGGGAGGAGGATTTTTCCATCCGGGCGGAAAAAACCTCCGATGACGAGGTCGGATCTCTGGTCGATGGTTTCAACAGCATGCTCAGCCGGGTTGAGGAACGGGACGGGCAACTGGAGCGCTATCGGCACCATCTCGAAGACCTGGTTTTCAAGCGGACTTCCGAACTGCACGAAGCGAATCAAAAATTACAGCAGACGGTCGTAGAGCTGGAAACCGCCAAAACCAAGATTGAAGCCGCAAGTCATGCCAAATCGCAATTTCTGACAAGCATCAGTCACGAGCTCCGAACCCCCATGGTCGGAGTGCTGGGGACTTCCGAACTGCTGTTGGCCAGCAGCCTCGATTACTATCAGCGCAATCTGGTGGAGACCCTCCTTGAATCGGGGGAGGGCTTGCTGACCCTGCTCAACGATCTTCTCGACCTGTCGAAAATTGAAGCGGGAAAACTTGTTCTGGAACACATTGATTTCAGCCTTGCGGAGATCATTGAAACCCCGGTCAAATTGCTCGCCAAAGGGGCGCGGGACAAAAATCTCGAGTTGCTCTGCCGTTGTGAGCCCGATGTGCCAAGGCATCTGCGCGGGGATCCGGGCCGGCTGCGCCAGGTCATTTTCAACCTGGTCGGCAATGCCATAAAATTCACCCCGGCAGGTGAGGTTGCGCTCCACGTCAAACTGGTGCGGCAACAAACGGATCGTGCCACCCTCCGTTTTCTGGTCAGTGACACCGGTATCGGCATCGCTCCGGCCGCCCGGGAGAGGATCTTCGATGCCTTCTGCCAGGCGGATAACTCCGTCACCCGTAAATTCGGCGGTACCGGATTGGGCTTGTCCATCGTCAAGCAGCTGGTGGAAAAGATGGGCGGAAAGATCGGTTTGAGCAGTGAACAGGGAACGGGATCCCTGTTCTATTTCACGGTCGATCTGGAGGTGCCCGAGAAAGTGGAGAGGGACCGCATTTCTCACGGAAAAAAAGGAACCGGAAAACGAGTCCTGGTCGTCGACGACAGCCTGGCCGTTCGTCAGATGTTCCGGGAACGGTTCAAGGCGGAAGGGTTTGAGGTGGTTACGGCGGCAAGCTGTGAAGAGGGTTGGAGCCATCTGCAAAACGGCCAGGATGCCGGCAACGCTTTTTATGCCGTTGTCCTGGACGAGGAGCTGCCCGGGGAGGATAGCCGGCGTTTGGCCGAACTGCTGACCGAAAGCGGTTTTGACGGATGGCTGGTGGCCGTCAAGAACCGGGACAATATGCCCTGCGGGGAACTCGATGGCGTCGATGCCGTGATTTACAGGCCGCTGCTGCCCTCTGTGGTCGATGAATGCCTCGCGAAGATCCTCGAGGGACCTCCCTCGCCCCTGAAGGCGCCGCCGAAATCCGTTCAGGATCCGGACGGAGGTGCGGAGGATGAAAAGGAGCTGGTTAAACGCAGGGGCAGGATACTTGTGGCTGAAGACAACGTAACCACCCAGAATCTTTTGAAAATCAGTCTTGGCAGCGCCGGGCACGAGGTCGTGGTTGCCGGAGACGGGAAAAGCGCTCTGGACATCTGGCGGAACTCGTCCTTCGACCTAATACTGATGGATTTCAATATGCCGGAGATGGACGGCTGCACGGTTACTCGCCAGATCCGCGCCACGGGCTGGAGACATCCGATCGTGGGACTCACGGCCCATACTTCTGATAATCATGTCGAACAGTGCCGCGAGGCGGGCATGGACGACTATCTCTGCAAGCCTTTCAAACAGAAGCAATTGCATCAAGTCGTAGAAAAATGGCTGGCGGAAGGTGTCTTTTCGGGAGCCGGATGACGGCAGGTTGGCATGAGGCATGGACAAGATATTTCTACGGGACTCGGGTAAAACCCGTTTCTTTATAAAAATCCTGGCGGTCCTGAGTTTTCTGGCCTATCTGCTGGTGCTGACGGGGTTGTTCAAGACTCTCTTTTCAGGGAGAAAGGAGACTGAAATCCTGACCCTCGCATCCGCCTTGACTGTGGATGTCGGAGATCGGGAAAAACTCCTTAAAGTTTCGGGTTCTGGATTTGATGACAGGGTCAGGGCCAGCCTGAGTTTCGATACCGGAAATTATCGGGCGCTGGTCGGTTCCCTGAAAACCTGGGGACATCTGAACCAGGTGGTGGTTCGGGAAGACCGGGTCTTTCTGGCCAACGGCAAGCGGGGTCTGCAGGTGGTTGATGTTGCCGACCCCCAAAAACCCCGGATTATCGGTTCGGTTGATACGCCCGGGTTTGCATGGGGGGTCCGCGTGCACGGGGATCATGCCTTTGTTGCCGACGGCCCAACCGGTCTGGTCGTGATCTCGATTGCCGACCCTGCCCGATTGCGCATCCTCTCCACAACCGCCACCCGGGGAGATGCCTATGCCGTAGACTTTCTCAATGGGTTTGTGCTGGTCGCCGACCAGTACGGTATTGCAGCGGTTTCCGTTGATCACCCGCAGCATCCGGAAAGCATGTTTCTGTTGGATCTGCCCCAAGGGAAGAGAAGACATCTGAGGGTCAAAGGTAAACGCATCTACCTGACCAATGGGAAAAACGGTGTGGCGATCATCGATTTCGACAGAGTGAGCGGGCTTCGTCTGGTGGATACCTTGAAAACCCGCGGCCCGGCCGAACGGGTTACCATCAGCGGCAACACTCTGCTGGTCGGGTGTGGGAAACAGGGGGTGGATCTTTTCGCATTGAAGGATACAAAAGTCGAATTCGTCGAAGGAATCGATACCCCCGGTTTTGCGCGCGGTATCGCCGTTGTCGGAAACCGGATCTTTGTCGCAGTCAATACCTTCGGTCTGCAGGTTCTTGAAACAGAACCCGGGGGCGTGCCGATCAGGAAGAAAATCATCGAGACTCCCCATCTCGCCTGGGACGTGGTGTCGGGCAACGGGCTGCTTTATGTTGCCCAGTCCAGAGGAGGGTTGCAGATCATAGACCCCGCGCGCGCGCGCGAAGCTTCTCTGCCCACCCTGGAGACGGGCGGGAGTGCCTTGGAGTTGGTTTCCAGTGCAAATCGCCTCTATCTGGCCGACGGCCACGAAGGGGTTCGTTTTATCGACATCGATTCCGACGGCAGAATGACAGCTGGTTCCACTATCGATACCCCCGGGTATGTCCGACGGCTGAAACTGTTCAATGAAAGATTATATCTAGCCGATCGCAGGGGAGGCCTGGTGATTGTCGGCGATCTCCAGGGAAAGGGGCATGTTGAAAACATTGTTCCTCTCCCCGGTAAAGTGGCTGCAGAATCGATCACGGTGTCGCCTCGTCTGGCCTGTGTGGGTGTCAAAAATGACGGCCTGTTCGTAATCGACATCGCCGATCCCGGGCGCCCGCAGATAGTTGGAAGTCTGTTTGGCCTGGGCAATGTTCGTGACGTCTCCCTGGTCGGTGATCAGCTTTATGTGGCAGCCGACGAGCGGGGGTTGCTGCAGGTCTCCCTGAAAAACCCGGCAAGACCTCTTCTGCTCGGAGAGGTGGAGATCCCCTCCCACCTACGGGTTTTCAGCACCGCCGTCGCTCTTTCCCAGAGCGAAGACCTTCTGCTCCTGGCCAATTCACGAGCCGGATGTCAGATCTTCGATGTCTCCCATCCGCATCGTCCCAACTTGCTGTCCACCGTATCCGCTATGGGCAACATCGCCTGGGCCAAGGTGGTCGAAAGGCTTGCTTTTATCTACGATAATGACCGGGGCTTGCTGGTGGTGGACCTTACAGAACCTGAAAAGCCGTACGAACTTGGTACATTGGGTGTTACCAGCGCCAGAAGCGTGGACGTGGTCGGCAACCAGGCCTGTGTCACCTTCACGGGAGGGGGGGTGAAATGTATGCCCCTGCCGATGGAAATGACGCTTGCCGCCATCTCCGACTCCGGGAGTATATACCTGCGAATCCCACCTCTGCCTGTTTCAGGAAATTACTTGCTGTCGGTTTCCAGAGATGGTCAATATGCAATTATGGACGAGCCCATGAGTTTTAGAGTGGCAGGTCAGGAGTGAGAAGGGAAAAGGAGGCCACCGAATCCGGCCGCGCTATCAAAAGCGGTACTCCAGACCGGCCCAGATCTGCCGCCCGATTTCATCGGCGAATTCGTTGGAGTCAGGATCGGAAATCGTCACTTTTTTATTCAACAGATTGAAGGCATCAAGGCTTAGAATCATGCTCTGATCCGACCAGAGGTCCTTTTCCCATTCGAGGCGGCAGGAAACGACGACCGACCCGCCCTTTTTTACCTTGTCAAAGATCGGCACCGAATCCCCGTTGGGGAGGATCATGTCCTCTCCGGTGGTTTTCAATTTTTCATAGCCACTTCGGTACTTGGCCAGCCCGCTGAAGGTGAATCCATAAGGAAACTTTCCGACATAGGCCAGATTGACGATCCAGTTACGGTTGAAATCCTTCCTCGGCATCTCACTTGCTTCCAGCAGTCGACCATCGTACCAGACCCTCTCGTGAAGGTCCTCCTCCTCCAGAAGCTCGTCATAGGACTCATTGCTGGTCTCGGTTTTCTGATAGGCGGCGTTGATGGTCAGGTAATGTTTGGCCCACTGCCGCTCCCAGGAGATCCTGTAGCTCTCATGTCGGCTGCTGCCGTTGTTGTTCGGCGTGTTGTAATAAATGCCGTCCTCTTCCTGCTCGAATGTCTTGGCCAGTTCGTCCCGGCCTTTGCGATGAACGTATCTCAGTGCAGCCTTGCCGCCAAACAGCTGGTGTTCCAGACCGAGAACTTGCTCGTCGGTAAAGGGAGTTTCGAGCTCCGAATATTTGGAATCGGTGACGGACCGGCTATAAAGAGTCCAGCCATCGGTTTCCGACCAGCGCTCCTGATATGTCGGATTCAGCGCCTCCCTCAGTTTGTAGGCAAGGATATTGTTGGCATAGTAGCGGTTGAAGCCGGCGATCAGAAAGGTTTGCTGGTCGCCGAAAAGATCCAGGCCCGCCATTAGGCGGGGGGCCAGGTTGAGGTTATGCGTAAAGTCATCATAATCGAGACGGACGCCCGGCCGAACCTCAAGCCTGGCCCAACGCACTATGTCTTCCAAATGGAAGCTGTACATCCGTTGAAGGACTTCGGTCTCGCCTTTTTCGTAAGCTGTTCGTCGTGGGGGGGCATCGATCAGATAGGTATACAGATAACTGGTATCCACACGCTCGGTTTTGGCTTCGATTCTCTGGATGTCTAAACCTGTGTTGACGCCATGATGAATGGGGCCGGTGGAGAAAGGGCGAAAGGCGAAATCAGTTTTGATCTGATAACTTTCCTGGGTTTTTTCAATATCTCCAAGAAAACCCTCTTTATCCCAGACGTTATCACTGATTTCCGTCTGAATCATATCGGTTGGAGCTTTACGGGAGTTTTCGCTGGTGCGGTAGGCGACCTGAACATCGAGGTCGCCAAGGGGCAGTCGCGTATGGCCAGTAACGGAAAAGAGATGGCCGCCGCCACGGAGGGTGAACTCGCTGTCCCGGAAACCGTCCTTGAAATAGACTCCGCGATAGGGGGCGTAGGTCCAGAGAAAACTGAAGCTGGTATCTTCCGTCGCCAGAAAAACGGTTTTCAGCAGGTAGTTTTCGCCGCGGCGCTCCTGCGTCTCGGTCTCTTCGTCCTGCTTCAGCGGAATCCGTGAGTACATCTGGCGGTAGGCGGCCAGGGTCATGAGCCTTGAAGAGACGGGGAGATGCAGGTCGAAGCCAAAATGATGCTTGCGAAACTTCGGCTGCTGCCGGTGGTCTGTTGAATTGAGAAAATCCTGCTCGTCCTCCTGATCGATATGGAAACTGGTCCATTCGTCCCGGGTCGTTCGATAAAACAGCTTGCCGCCGAACCACGGATCGGGGCTGATGATTTCGGCATCGACTACCCCGCCTTTGAAATTGCCGAACCGGGCCGGCACATTGCTGTCATACACGGTGATGGCGCCGACCAGTGAATTGTCGAGAAACAGGTCCTGAGCGTGACCTGGGACATCATTGTTGGTCACCGGATCGGTGTCTCCCTCCGGGTCGATCAGGCTGTTGTTGCTGATGCCGTCAATAGTGAAATTGTTTTCGAATGTTTTGCCGCCGGATATGGAGACAGCCGGAGGAAGGATATCGCCACCCCTGGTGGAGATATCTGCACCCTCGCTGAACTGAACCCCGGGCAGGACCGTCAAGGCCTCGTTGATGCTGTCATTACGGAAGGGCAAATTTTCAATGGTTTCCCGTTTGATGACGGTACCGTTTCCGGTGATTTCCGGTTTTCCTGCCTTTACCACCACGGGGGGCAGAATCCTGGGTTCCTCTTCAACGAATGAAGAACTGTTGGCCTCGCCGGATCCGCCGCTTGACAAACCGCTGGCATGGAGAGATGTCGGAAGGGAGCAAAGCAAGGCAAACAACACTGCCAGACAGACAAACCGCACGTTCTTTTTCTGATGAAAGGGCGTTGACAACATCGATCGAAAACTCGGGAAGATGGCGGTTTTCTCTCTAATGAAAACCGGCGGGCACCTATGAATATCACAGGTGTCCAGTAAAGCCAAGCGGGTAATTCAGGGGAGGAGAGGGAAGAGGAGCCGAACTGTCCTGATTCCTGCCGGGCAGCGGACAGACCTCGCTGACGACCCTGAAAGCAGGGGACGGGCCAGCAGATTCTGCGGATTAAAATAGTGGATGCAAAAACCATACACAAAACCAGGGTACGGGACCGGACAATCGGATGGTTGCAGCGGTTGCCCTGCGATTATTGCAGCCCCTGCCTGCTTTAACCTTTCTTGACATCCCGATCCGATTTCTTTACCCTACCCGCGACCTTGGAAAGGATCAGTCATGACAGTCGCCGCCATCATCCCAGCCCGTTATGCTTCAACCCGTTTCCCGGGCAAACCTTTGCAGCTGATTCTGGGGAAAACCATGATCGAAAGGGTCTACCGGCAGGTGTCCCAGGCCTCTTTGGTCGACAGAATCATTGTCGCCACCGATGATCAGCGCATCTTCCAGGCCGTCGAATCTTTCGGCGGGGAAGTGGTCATGACCCGTGCCGATCATGCCACCGGCACGGATCGGCTGGCTGAAGTGGCCGCAGACCTCACCACGGATCTGATTGTCAACATCCAGGGAGACGAGCCCCTCATCGACCCGGCCATGATCGAGGCCGCCATTGTGCCCCTGAAACGGGATGCGGGTATACCGATGGGCACCCTGAAGACGCCCATCGGCAGCCGGGCAGAGTTCCTGGATCCGAACGTGGTCAAAGTCGTGACCGACAGCGAGGGTTTCGCCCTCTATTTTTCCCGCGCGCCCATCCCTCATTGGCGTGACGGGGCAAGCCTGCACCCCGAAGCCTTCAAGCATATCGGCCTGTATGTCTATCGCAGGGATTTTCTGCTCAGATACGCCTCTCTGCCTCCCACCCGGCTGGAGAGCCTGGAAAAGCTGGAGCAGCTGCGGGCGCTGGAAAACGGCTACCGGATTCGGGTGGTGGAAACCGACCTGATCAGCATCGGGGTGGACGTGCCCGAGGATGTGGCACGGGTTGAGGCTCACCTTCGGGGGATGAGCTGAAAGGCGGGAACAATGGAAGAAATAAGGGTTTCCATTTCCGCGCCTTGAGTGTAGAATTCCTGCTTTGAAAAAGGCCCTGTTTTGTCCCGGATTCGGTCTCGGATGCAGCTTGCTGCAAGTCCGTCAGGTTTTGGGGGAAGGAGTTGAAATTTTATGAAAACCAAGTTTCTGTTCATTACCGGCGGCGTTGTTTCCTCTCTTGGCAAGGGACTGGCGGCGGCCTCGATCGGGGCACTCATGGAAGCGCGGGGCCTGAGGGTTTCCATGCAGAAGATGGACCCGTATATCAATGTCGATCCGGGAACCATGAGTCCGTTTCAGCATGGCGAAGTTTTCGTCACCGATGACGGCGCGGAAACGGATCTCGACCTTGGCCACTACGAACGCTATACTTCGGCCCGTCTCAGCCAGAAGTCCAATTTCACCACCGGTCAGGTCTACGATTCCGTCATTCGCAAGGAACGCCGGGGAGACTACCTCGGTGGTACGGTTCAGGTCATTCCCCATATCACCAACGAGATCAAGAACAAAATCCTTGAAAATTCCAAGGGGGTGGACATCGCCATCATCGAGGTGGGGGGCACCGTCGGGGATATCGAATCCCTCCCTTTCCTTGAAGCCATCCGCCAGTTCCGCACCGACCGGGGCCACGAAAACGTCCTCTACATCCATCTGACCCTGGTCCCCTACATCCCCACAGCGGGTGAACTGAAAACCAAGCCCACCCAGCATAGCGTCAAGGAACTGCGAGAGATCGGGATCCAGCCGGACATTCTTCTGTGCCGCTGCGACCGGGAAATCCCCCGGGACATGAAGGCCAAGATCGCTCTGTTCTGCAATGTGCGGGAAGAGGCGGTCATTACCGCCCGGGACGTGCCCTGCATCTACGAGGTGCCGATCGCTTTCCATGAGCAGGGACTGGATGAGAGAATCATCGATTATCTCAACATCTGGACCAAGGCCCCCGACCTGTCCGACTGGGAACGGATCGTGAGGCGGATCAAGGAACCGGCTGGCGAAGCTTCCATCGCCATCGTCGGCAAGTATGTTGAACTGACAGAGAGCTACAAGTCCCTGTCCGAGGCCCTGATTCACGGCGGCATCGCCAACGACTGCCGGGTGAATCTGGTCTACGTCGATTCCGAAGCGCTTGAACGCCACGGCATCGGAGACACTTTTGCCAACGTGGACGGCATTCTGGTGCCCGGAGGTTTCGGCCAGCGGGGAAGCGAAGGGAAGATTGCC
The genomic region above belongs to Syntrophotaleaceae bacterium and contains:
- the feoB gene encoding ferrous iron transport protein B; translated protein: MKVDVAVEGERIVMDSENIVDESRNTIILVGNPNVGKSVLFNVLTGTYTVVSNYPGTSVAVSRGHCEIDGTRFEILDTPGMYSIMPITEEERVAREMLLLEKPHAVIHVVDARNIERMLPMTLQLIEAGLPVILLVNIIDEAERIGMKIDIGLLQEKLGIPVIGGAMRSKRGLPEVRQAIAAYSPAKKAVFGYSADLDRDIDKVASALGGRYALSRRALALLLLQKDEEILQLVRCTEGENFALVEQSVNQTVFERRLDLHLRISLERKRVCKGVLDGVIQQPQERRKNFADRLSAWTINPWTGFPLLLLVLYFGIYQFVGQFGAGTLVNFFEGILFENYLNPWAIALVERATSWYWLRELLVGEYGLFTLGVRYAVALVLPIVGTFFLTFSIIEDVGYFPRLAMLVDRIFKKIGLNGRAVIPMVLGFGCDTMATMVTRTLETVRERIIVTLLLALAVPCSAQLGVILGLLSGVPLALLIWGFCIALVFLAVGFLSARLMPGEQPMFYMELPPLRLPQFHNVMIKTLSRMQWYFLEIFPLFIIASVLLWAGKMTGALNWVVAGMTPLVRSLGLPAEVSAAFIFGFFRRDFGAAGLFDLHSSGLLSSLQLTVAAVTMTLFVPCIAQFLMMKKERGWKVALSIFLFVSLLAFSVGWLLNRLLSVTGWL
- a CDS encoding metal-dependent transcriptional regulator, which encodes MNNSCKAEDLLEALWMAVVEEGDNSASLDELGVEAGDQALGELVARSLVEIQGERVYLRPAGRLEGEQVVRRHRLAERLMMDILDMKDSNANSTACEFEHLLNEGMETKICTLLNHPTTCPHGKPIPPGPCCLEAREKGDVGVVSLTEIKVGETAEIAYLATDDSKKMQKLMSMGVLPGNQIRLNRNFPSYIFSVGNSEFAVDEMLAREIFVRKG
- the kdsB gene encoding 3-deoxy-manno-octulosonate cytidylyltransferase, with the translated sequence MTVAAIIPARYASTRFPGKPLQLILGKTMIERVYRQVSQASLVDRIIVATDDQRIFQAVESFGGEVVMTRADHATGTDRLAEVAADLTTDLIVNIQGDEPLIDPAMIEAAIVPLKRDAGIPMGTLKTPIGSRAEFLDPNVVKVVTDSEGFALYFSRAPIPHWRDGASLHPEAFKHIGLYVYRRDFLLRYASLPPTRLESLEKLEQLRALENGYRIRVVETDLISIGVDVPEDVARVEAHLRGMS
- a CDS encoding TonB-dependent receptor plug domain-containing protein gives rise to the protein MVVKAGKPEITGNGTVIKRETIENLPFRNDSINEALTVLPGVQFSEGADISTRGGDILPPAVSISGGKTFENNFTIDGISNNSLIDPEGDTDPVTNNDVPGHAQDLFLDNSLVGAITVYDSNVPARFGNFKGGVVDAEIISPDPWFGGKLFYRTTRDEWTSFHIDQEDEQDFLNSTDHRQQPKFRKHHFGFDLHLPVSSRLMTLAAYRQMYSRIPLKQDEETETQERRGENYLLKTVFLATEDTSFSFLWTYAPYRGVYFKDGFRDSEFTLRGGGHLFSVTGHTRLPLGDLDVQVAYRTSENSRKAPTDMIQTEISDNVWDKEGFLGDIEKTQESYQIKTDFAFRPFSTGPIHHGVNTGLDIQRIEAKTERVDTSYLYTYLIDAPPRRTAYEKGETEVLQRMYSFHLEDIVRWARLEVRPGVRLDYDDFTHNLNLAPRLMAGLDLFGDQQTFLIAGFNRYYANNILAYKLREALNPTYQERWSETDGWTLYSRSVTDSKYSELETPFTDEQVLGLEHQLFGGKAALRYVHRKGRDELAKTFEQEEDGIYYNTPNNNGSSRHESYRISWERQWAKHYLTINAAYQKTETSNESYDELLEEEDLHERVWYDGRLLEASEMPRKDFNRNWIVNLAYVGKFPYGFTFSGLAKYRSGYEKLKTTGEDMILPNGDSVPIFDKVKKGGSVVVSCRLEWEKDLWSDQSMILSLDAFNLLNKKVTISDPDSNEFADEIGRQIWAGLEYRF
- a CDS encoding response regulator gives rise to the protein MADLFANATLKKKLTGITMLVCSIVLLLTFAAFIAAEIFSFRKVMVSNNASLAEVIAANSSIALTFNDRDLAQNTLEALASQPDIQLAYIFDKRNQPFARYYRCKGQAEEHASRRLELSEPELKQLAEGVSAGKKSSRFSSSHLTTFCPVYFEGNPVGMVYLNADIGPFYNWLHFFAGAGLLVVGVSFLLAYLLSLRLQELVSRPILYLVEKMNHVRREEDFSIRAEKTSDDEVGSLVDGFNSMLSRVEERDGQLERYRHHLEDLVFKRTSELHEANQKLQQTVVELETAKTKIEAASHAKSQFLTSISHELRTPMVGVLGTSELLLASSLDYYQRNLVETLLESGEGLLTLLNDLLDLSKIEAGKLVLEHIDFSLAEIIETPVKLLAKGARDKNLELLCRCEPDVPRHLRGDPGRLRQVIFNLVGNAIKFTPAGEVALHVKLVRQQTDRATLRFLVSDTGIGIAPAARERIFDAFCQADNSVTRKFGGTGLGLSIVKQLVEKMGGKIGLSSEQGTGSLFYFTVDLEVPEKVERDRISHGKKGTGKRVLVVDDSLAVRQMFRERFKAEGFEVVTAASCEEGWSHLQNGQDAGNAFYAVVLDEELPGEDSRRLAELLTESGFDGWLVAVKNRDNMPCGELDGVDAVIYRPLLPSVVDECLAKILEGPPSPLKAPPKSVQDPDGGAEDEKELVKRRGRILVAEDNVTTQNLLKISLGSAGHEVVVAGDGKSALDIWRNSSFDLILMDFNMPEMDGCTVTRQIRATGWRHPIVGLTAHTSDNHVEQCREAGMDDYLCKPFKQKQLHQVVEKWLAEGVFSGAG